The genomic segment ATGAAAATGGATTCATTGAGCCTTAAGAGGAGTGTCTTCCTTCTATTATGGGATACAGCTCTTCCATATTGACAAAATTGGACATGGACACACAGGACGTGCTGTTCTGATCCCTGAGTCAgacctgatgtgtgtgtgtgttgagagatTAACAAGCTGACAGTGCAGCTACTGAGCTAATATTACATCACTATCAATACTTAGGTTGGGCAGACATTATGGGTCCCGAGTGTGTTTGTCCGTGGTTTTCATGGACCTGTGTTTGAGTAACCATTCCAGACTACCTGGGTACAAAAATGCGAGGTGGGCAAATTATGCAGGTCCCATGTGGTTTCAGTGACTCGGGCCCAACAAAGGAAGCCCATGCAAACAGGAGTGGGGCCACAATGGGAGCCAAGGACAAACctgcttgggacccatattgtcagcccgaATATAACCTCTATCGGGCCCCACAAGGACACGCTGCCTGGGAGTAGGTTCGTTATGGACATGGTATGGGTATGAAGAGATTGGATAATTTTACAGTgagttattcattcattgactacttcttcatcctccacatgagggtcattcAGATGCAACATTTGCACCAGCATCAGTGCATGACATGGAGAGTAACAGTATTCTCTAAAACAAACCGCTTCACTTAGACAGTCATCCAGAATGTCAAAGTTGGACGTGTCAGTCGGATTGGACACATCGGGTCGGTAGGGGGCAGAGAGCTTATGCAGGGAACCCCAGTCCAGTCCAGAGAAGAACGGGAGGCTCCTGAAGTCACTGAAGTCTTTCCTCCCCAGACGGATTTCCCTCTCACAGATGAGTCCAGTGATGAAGGAACGAGCCTCGTCAGAAATCTCAGGGCCAGAAGGAGGGAACTCAAAATACTCCTGTGAGAAAAACCATGTAATGCACAGGACTGCCTGGTGTATACACTGTTATTTCTGAGTGtccatggatggatggatggatttgttTGTCTACCTGGAAGTTGATGATCTTAGCATATGTTAGAGAGATGGACTCTGCATAGAAAGGTGTTGTCCCCAGCAGCATTTCATAGGCACAGATACCCAAAGCCCACCAGTCACATTCAGGACCATAACCTCCACCTCCATCAACTGCTCTTAAAATCTCTGGAGACAAGTAGTCTGGGGTCCCAACTGCTAGAGATGAGTGGACCTGCAATGAAAGCAACAGGctaatggattatcaaaatagcacaggactattattttgtttactaTAGCTGGTCTTGATCCATGATTTGCTGTGTGTTTGGTAGTGAGTATCGCtttcaaaaacaccaaaactgACCATGCCATCATCCAGGAGCCTGAGACAAGAACCAAAGTCCCCCAGTCTGATGTGTCCGTCAGCTGTCAGCAGGATGTTGTCAGGTTTGATGTCTCTGTGTCAGGAATAGTTAGTTCATCAGTTAGAAACAACAACTCAAAGAATGATTACGGTTTCATTCTCCATAAAAAGACGCCGGAATGTCCACTCAATGTCTCATATGGTCTCAAATTGTGGTCTACTGGTATGTTACATGTCCTTACTATTTTAAACTATCCTAACTAGTCTTTTGGTCCAAACTTTGTccttttaaaggtacagtatgtaaagtGTATAATGTTGTTGCAGCTTTAGATGTAGCCTTTTATATGAGCTTGCATGCATCTGAACCTAATTTGTAAATGAAAGTGATATTGGAGTGAGAGGGAGAATAGTCTACCTGTGGACATAACCCAGTTTGTGGATAGAGTCAATAGCCATGACCATCTCAGCCAGGTAGAACTGAGCCATTTCCTCTGGAATTCTGTCTCCAAATTTACTGAGCAGGGTCAGCAGGTCGCCCCCAACATAGTAATCCATCACCAGGTACTGAGCAGGTTAAACACAgtatatgaaataaatgagcAGGGCATGAATATTTATTGCATTATGTGACACATTTAGTCTGTGTATGTACCAGAAAGTTGTCGTCCTGAAATGCATAGTGCAGTTCTGTGATCCAGCGTCTGTCACCCTTCAGTAaaacctccctctcctcctggtAACACGCCGTCTGCACGAGACAGAAACAACCGCATAAAAGCCACAACTAGGAAGCCGTCCGTCTTAAATCAAAGAGCGGCCCCCTGTTATACtttccttcctctttctcctccatcTCAATCCAGCATACATTCTTTAtcctgtgagtgtgagtgcagattttgtttgtgtgtacctCTCCTCGCCTCAGCATGTCCCACTTATTCATAATCTTCAGGGCGTACACCTCTTGTGTGCGTCGCATCCTTGCCACAGCAACCTGCAACAGAAGCATGCGGACGCATGAGCGGCGGACGCACGGTAAAGGTCAAGGGACAGGGAATCATCTGCAACAGTTTGATAGTGCAGTGTtgtttattatacagtataatccCATAAAGCAGagatcagcaagtaaatgtggtcaaGGGCCAATTTTTTTGGAAGCAGTCgaatatttgggccaaaacatcaGTAAAAGTGCCTTAAAACCCATGTTTGcaacaataatgtggacgttgtctttaatcCACAGCTTGTTAAGaagacagatgtgtgtgagaTACGTACTCGTACTGTTAATGTtgattgtgcatcatttcagtttttgagaattttacagcttcttcttctttatgcAAGTAGTTAATTTTACGGACATTTGCTCCCCAAATCTGgctgttaccatgacaacatgCTCACCTCGCTGAATGTGCCTCGGCCAATCACCTTCAGTATGTGAAAGTCTTCTCGTTTGATGCGAGTCCTCTTCACCTGCCTCACCAGGGGCTCAGCTATGATGGAGGACAGAAAATGATGAGATTATGGTCGAGTGAAGTAGATTCCCCCCCCTCAAGTCAAGTGAAGTCACTTTATTTGCAGTTTCAAGACGGTGGCATCTGTAATACATggaataaaatgcaaaataatactCCAGGCTCCACTAACCAAGGCTTAAAATATCTaataaatgacagaaaccaCCAAtactaaaacaaataaataaaataaacaaaataaatacataattaaacAATAGATGTATAGTAAATGTGTAGTATACTTGTTCAGCAGCTTTTTGGTTACAGCTTGTCAGTGTAAACCTTTGAGGGGGGTAGCTCAAATCTCTGTTTAGAGAGTAAACAATGTTTTCCAACCGCTCTGACTGGTTGCGGTGTTGAGATGAGGCTCATTAATCAGCTGACGTTTACCACTTCTCCTCTGAATCAAGcgaacagacaaaaaaaagataaaaactaaGCAGAGAGCTGTTGGTTTTACAAACAGCCTCACAATTGTGTTCAATGATGAGTTTTGAATCTAAGATTGTGAGATAGAAGACTGCACGTTTTTTGAACGCTCTGATTAAATGTTCTCCTGACGTCTCACTGTCTTTTCCAGCTGTGCTCAAATGAAAGGGGTCTCCTTTAATCTCTGAAACATGCACATACTTTGCTGCTTGCCGTGCACTTCCAGATTAAACGcaagtttattttattcttttgtgcCATAAAGGGAAGGTCTCTGAATTGGAGTCACTCCGTGTGGCTAAAAATAGCAGTGGCCATTTATGAATTGAGGCAAGTTTTCCAgtccattattttcattttcattcctcTCCACCTAAGACACGGAGAGGAATGCAGGCGAGGCAGAAACAGTGTAAACGTTGGgaacacacacttcacacagcCCCTGGAGCacactgaccccccccccccccccacagttaCAGCTTCCTCGAACAACAGGAGCCAAATGAGAAGACTCTATCCCAGGTTCATATGACCTGCACTGCATCACTGCCTTGTAattttatgatgatgattttcatATAAATCAGcaattttgttatttatttgtcataaaTTATGACCAAACAACTTTGAACAGGACCCCGTTATATGAACACGCGCGCCAGCATTGGTGTCCAGCACCTTGATAATGTCAGCATTTGGcacagtttctctctctgcagaggaCATGGACATTGCTTTCCATCCTGTTCTCTGCGCTTCCTGCACATGTATCCTCCCAAAAGTAACTCCGGAACTATAAAAACACACGGTTGCACGAgaatccgtgtgtgtgtgcgtgtttggcTTTAATTAGCACTCGCGGCCTCGACTTCTGtcatgatttaaatgtaattgagtgcgatttccccccccccaatcgACACTGTCACTGAATCACACATAATGTATTAGATTGAAGaagttaagttgtttttggcaTAGGGAACTGAGATTATAATGTGAACACTTCTTTGCAGAGGAAGTGTGTGTCCGTCAGAATAGATTATTTTAACAGTTGAGCCGTGTGTACGAATGATGTGAACAAAAGCAGAATGTACAGCACAACAAAAGTAGAGCGTGTATAAAGTGCGGGGGGGGCACGAAAGCTTTGCGAATCCACTAGAGCTTGTGCCTGCGTGTGTTTATTCAATTCTACCACCGCTGAGTGCTCTGCCCAGCTCTCTGCCAGCTTCCTGTCAACATGAACGGAAATCACTCCGCTCCAGGGTTTTTAGAGAATAACAAAAATCTACAATGTGTCACTGATATTAGATATTATAAGTTTCCATTTTGCCAACTGTACTGCAATGCTGTCATTATTACTAAGTACATGAATTCTATTTActttcatatacacacactcaactTGTCAATTCTGTTGGAACTTTGCTGCTacacgttttctttttctttttttatatatttttgaagAAAACAGTGACGGAGACATGGCAAGTGCCTGTAAATGTTGACTCTGGCTTTATACCCATCAAGACATCAAGTTGTTACTCTGAAAGGCCTTGTAAGGAGTCACCAGAGTCAAGTTTTAGGAATAAGGTACACGGAGAACAGAGCTGGAAGAATTTGGTTACAGAGCTCATCTACAATTCTCTTCTGTTTAGCCcttcacaaaaacatttgaggTCGTAGAGTAGTGAGGTCTACCTTCGTGAATTAGCGAGGGTAAAGATGAGAAATATGATTGTCAGTATCTGTATCAGAGCTCAAAATCCCCACACTTTAACAACCTGCAGGTGAAACTCAACTATCAACTACTTTTCTGGCAATTCTGCCTATATTGGAGCTTGAGGGATTTTTGACTGATGGCACTTGGAGGAAGTGCCGTGTACGTGGAAGTTCTTGCTCTCAGAAGATGTTCAAATGCTTCTCCGAGTATACAATCTGCCTCAGCTCTGACAGGTGGTTTCACTTCAGCTTTACTAAGTCAGCACATGAgtcaattattttcaaaataatgaaCTAAACAATACAAAAGATTGTACTTCTAACTGTTCTAATAGTTCTTCCCCCGATGCCACATTTACATTGATATTCTATCTCTTTGTTAAAGGAGGAGCGATGTGCTTCATCACAGAATGCTCTGACACTGGATCCTCTCAttcctggtcacatgatgtgGTTACAATTGGAATGATAGAGGTCGTCAAACACACCCAAATATCTCTTCCGCTACTTGACAATATAATACGGCCTCATGCTTGATATATTCAGTCAATacaagaaagagggaggagagagataCCCACATAAATAACTACAACAAATGTAAGCAttgattgtgtgagtgtgtattatTATCCACATGTGTCcaccatctgtctgtctcaggGGGATTTGAGTGATGTGACACCAGTTGAACACGGTCATGGTGACTCATCAGTGATGGCAGAAAATCTGCTGCGAGTCGTTGACTTTAATGACCTTGTAATGGTCTCCGGTTGCTCTCGAGTGCTGCACCGCCTCTGGGTCACAACCCCCGAGGTCGCTgaggcaggtgtgtgtgggtttttcagCTCAGTTCACCTCAGCTCATCTCCAACACAAGCATCAGTTCCTTCACTCAGAGCAGTCAGGCTCATTCCAGAGCTGTGACACGGAATACTTTCATAGCACGTGTCCCTGAACATGTCGACCTTGATCTGTCTAGTTTGTGGTTTGGATTCATTTAAATGCACATGTCTCCCAGCATCATTGTACACGTCTAACTTAGGGTTGCCTTTAATAGACACCAAACCTGAGGATGAATCTGTTACACACAACCATAGTCAGTCTGATACATACGTTTGCTGATAATAAACAATACTAAAAGATTAAATACATGGTATTGGACATCATAGAACACCGTAATGATTGTTGAGGATTTCAACTTCATCTCGAGCCTCTGTGAGTTAAATCATCTGGTTTTAAAAAGCTTAATATTCACAGAGCTATCACTGATCGAGTTtcctttatatttacatattctCCAGCCGGGAGCCAAAGGCATCTGCACAGACGAATGATGCTGTTCCTGCTCAACGCCCTCTCTGATCATAGAAGGCATCAACAGTAATGTTTGGATCTGGATGTAAATTATGATCTACTGAGTCAACCAAAAAGACTCCAAAGGCGAGGCTGTTAAAAAGCCACCCTGCAGTGGTGGGTAGATGTGTATACAAATAAGAGTTATATCTTAAAATAACAGTATGAGCTTTGGTTTAAACTTCATGTGGACTCCTAAATCCATCAAGATGTTTAGTTCTTCATCACCTCACGTCATCCAGACTCAGCACCAACAGTAAGGCTGACAGTGTCCTcactaaaatgtgtttaacaTTTGAATCCAgtctttatttttgtgaattGTCTCACGTGGATTCGATTCATCTCAAACTAAAACTGAGACTGAGATGTTTTTAGTGAACGCAGCCACTGTTCCTGACCAGCTAAACAAAGCCGTTGCTATGGTTGCTATGTTTGTAATGAGTTAATGAATGACTAATATTTGTGGGGGTTTTTCCTCCAAGGAATGAAGCTGTAtcaagtgttgtgtgtgtgtgtgtgtgtgtgtttgtctgcacaTTCTCGACCACAGGGCGAACAATGACGCCGCAGAGCAGCATGGACTGTCATTCTGATCAATATCAGAGTCTGAAAAGAtgtagtaaaaataataaaaacataaatgaacacACGGACAGCAGTAAGAGGGAAAGCACTCACCCCATTGCAGGAAACCAGAGACATATTTTTCCCTCGCAAAGGGTGACGAGCAGAACTCCTGGTAGACCCCCACCAGCAGGTCCAGCAGGGTCTGGAGGCCGACAGGTCCTGTCGACTGGGGACTCTGAGCCAGGCCAGGTGCGCCAAAGCCGGGGCCGGTTGACATGACGCCCAGTGGGTGAGGTATATGTGTCGGTTTAGGACTGCAGTGAAACCCTGGCGTTCATCTGATGTTGCTGAATTTACAGTGACACAAGCTgggtcctgttttttttttttcccagcttgGTTTCCTCTTGAGTGTCACAGTTTACAGTAACAGcccaccctcacactcacacacacattcacagacacaTAGAGTCACTGTTTGGATCATCACCTGACCCCACCCACCCTCCTGTCCCTTCTGACCTGCCCTTTTCTCCCTCTGTAAACTGTGTTTACTGCACAGGAGCGTGTGTTATCTGTGCAAACATCCCCGTGTTTCCTCGCCTATAATGTCACCTTAATGTCCCTCTTTctcccctcccttttttttgtctttataaatcacttccctcctctgtctgcctgtctgcatgtctgtctgcctgtctgtctgtgtctctgcgcTTGCTCTGCCTGTGACTCTCCATGGCTGTGAAGCATCTGTCAAGCCTGCACTTTCTCCAACTCTGGCTCAAGACCTTTTTTGGCAGTTaagtctctctccctctctctgtgtgtgtctgtctcacccCCTCTATTCaaagtaacaacaacaaaactttcTATTAAAACAATGGAACCTAAGTGAGAAGTGTGAACATGCACTAAATCaatttcctcttttcctttccATTGAACcaataattctttttttatcagcCTCTCTTGTATTTGcccttcttcccttttttttttcttcccacagtGACAAAGCAAACAGGAACCACTGACCTGAATCACACTGTCATATTTTGAAGAGCAAATCGTGTCAATCATCTAAAggattttcttttgtctcccCTCTGTCTCACCCCTCTGTCACTCCTCTCCGTCGTCCCCATGCCATGCTCCCCTCACTCCTCACTCGTTTCTTTGTCAGTGATGCAGCAGAGATTGTGTCTCTTCTTccactctgtgtttctccatTCTTTTTTAGTCCATCCTTCATGTGGAGCTCTTTGTGTCCGCGCTCCCCCTTTTATCACCCCCCCGTCCCTCTTTCTCCTGTGACTTTCCAAGTACGCTGCctcgctcctctcctctctttataAATACACCACAGCTGCCACACAGCACCGCCTTAAATGTGTAATCTCTCCAGTTTATAACTGTCTATAACTGCATTGTCTGGATcaaactcactctctcacagtgTGAAGGCGACGGATTTTATTGCAGCATGtgatttttaagattttctgaaTTTTTGAAGTTACCAGTCACATGTGAGTCATGTAAGTCCCATTTTCAATGTCTAATATCCCCAAAGTTAGTTTTTAAGTTGTAAGATAGTAAGTCGTTTGAAAAACGCTCTTAGTGACATcagctccatataacaaatatttTCCAGTACATGAGGGGGGTCCATGGTGACGACACATCAACACATTCACATATCACTTTAAAAATATCATTGGGTTGTTTCTGTATCGAACACACAGCCATGACAAAGCTGGTGACAGAGCTTGACTTTTGCATGCGTCTTACTCCCACAGAACTGTCACAGCTTCTGCAAGAAAAGATATCGCAATTGTCTTTCCTCCATGCCACAGTCGAACTGTACAACCAGCGCTGTCAGTAGACCACACCAGCACCAAAATCACACCTAAACAGCCTCACTGTCTTCCCTGAGTGCACCGTTTACTTGTACATACTATGCTACTGTTTCATTTGTTGCCTTGCACATATTTAATAGCATTGAATAGtctttatttccttattttagttattttctacattgttgtgattgtatgctgctgtaacactgcaaattgattatcttatcttatcttaaatatgtttttaaggATGCTTCGGCACAGATAGTAACTTTAGACACTGAGGAAATCCTGAACCCACCAAACTACATTCAGATCCAATATTTCAgtgtggttattattattattgttatcataaaAGATATCTTAGAAATTAGAAGTTATGGTACATGATATGACATCCATTATGAACTTTAATAAACAGAATGAATACACTCCTATTTCTGCTGATTCATGTTTCACACAACAGCTGATGAGAAGTCCAGTTACAGACCAAAGAGCCCACGCGTGCATGTATGAGCACCCCCTGCTGGCTGCAGCAGTAACAATAGAACTccaaatatacatttaaatagagTGTCAGTTCATATCCTGACTGCTTTCATTCACGGTTAGTGCCGAACCGGGCTCACAATCAGACACTTTTCACCATGACATCAGCAATATCAAAAATGATGACTCGGAGTGTTTGGATGAAAAGCCTCTGGTGCAAAATAAAGTCCTGcatgtcactgctgtgtgtgctaAGCCGCAAGGTGAGTGAGCCCCGTGTTGCTGCACACTCACATGTCCCATCAAGGCCGTGCTCTTAATTGGAGCTGATACTAAGCCTCGTAAAGCAGGTTTGCAGGAATGTGCAGCATCGTGCGTCACTGGGGGaaatgacagaggaggaggaagaggaggatggaggagggCAGGTGAGCCTGCGAGTGTCAGGAAGAGGGAAAGAAGAGTGAGTGACAGCACACAGAGGCCAACTTTGAAGGTATACTTCCTCTtgcaaaagaagacatttggaATACTCCCTTGTTTTTATCTTGAATTATCTGTAAAGATGAGCTGCACTGCCTCACACAGGTAAGCTACATCACTTAAAACtccaaatatactgtatgagcAACATGATGCatgtcatatatacagtatacacttGATAAAGTGTACTGATTGTGCTCTTGTTATAGAAATGTGCGATGTGGAGTGaaatattgtttaaataaattaaacaaagtatGAATATGTGAAGTTACTTATATGTATTTATAGGTTTTAGTTTTGCTACAATGTgagtacagtacatacagtaagaaacacaaacaaagctgAAACATAATAATCCAGTTTAAAGGGAAATATAAGGACGCTATTTTAAGGTACAGGAATATGGATgggtgaaaaataaatgtgtttatgtaaacTACAGGTGTCGTATGTTAATAATCTAATATAGATCATGTATTCGCTGTGTGGCGAACATGAAATATggtcattttgtttgtcttttgtatGCATtatatgtttgaaataaataaataaatgaggtcCTCACTTACAGGTCAGTAAGTCGTGTGGACAATACCTTTAAAATATACCTGATAATGTGGTAATTGGTTTGTTTCCACGCTTTTTCCTCATCATTCCTTCCCCCCACATGATGAGTCACTTGTTCTTCAAGCCTTTGATGTCATTAAGTGCTTAACTGCAGATTTACACAGAAGAAACTCTCACTCTGCCAACGTCCTCCTCACAGTTAGTTGCACTGACTGTTTTAACTTACTGTGGACGACGGTTTTATTCTTGACTGATATCAGAGTTTCACATCCGTACACATGTTTTCAAGCTGCTGTCAGTAAGATCCCAGGTAGAAGGCCTGAAAGCCAAGAAAAGGGATGAACATGAAGCAAGAGTGTCCAAGACTCCTTTGTTTCTTGGTTGTCAGTGCCTCAaaagcatttttgagcatttcCAGCTCAGGTTTTAATTGTACGGATCAGCAGAAGTCATTTTTACGTAGATTCACATCAACATTGAAATGTTTAAAGTGCgtataaacaataaacaagtaTCTCCTGTGACTTTGTGACctcacaggaaaatgtgtgacTTATCTTGccacatttaaatgacataaaaaagacCTCCAAGTGGTTTAAAGATCCTGTGAAAttcagcatcacacacacagacattagtTGGGACCAAAGCTTCAGTGTTTGCACAGGTTACAAATGCCAAcatgacattttcaccattttggttgCACTGTGACGACGTACTGTACTCTCTGCCTTTCTCTATTTCTCTCTAACAGCtgtacctgcagcctcacagcaggaggccGCTCTTCTTCTCCACTAAATTCTAATTAAAGAGCTTTTCTGTGCATTCTTTTTTTGCACCCAGAGAAGACAAAGACATCTCCACAAACCCAAAGGAGTAGGTGCAGCTGCTCACGATTAAGTGGTTAAACTGCAGATGAAGTGCAataaagagggttttttttttaacacaacagTGTTTAAGGAGCAGTGATGCTAACTGTGGCTGAACCACATTTTTAGACACACagttttacacaaaaaaactcaaaattcCACTTCTTTTTAATGTACATTTGGTTATAGGTTATAGGATTAATAAAAAATCATTGATGTCTTGTTCGCAGTGTGACCGCCATTCTCAGTCaagcagagatggaggagggttCAGGTCAGAGGAGAGACAGCAGAGCCTTCCAGGTACGACTGACGTCTTAACTCAACAGTATTATTATACACACTCATACTATTATACAGTCTACTCAAATTCATTCTTTCTCATATTGCTCAGTTTTGAAAACTAAACAAGGAAGAGAgttacgaccaggcctaggggaaaacATGATCACAGCAAGAACGTGGAGACTCCCTTTTCCCAACTCCCAATAAACCACCAGCGGCACATTAAACAAACAGTTTTGaaggtttaatttaatttacaatGATGGCAGCATACAATGTGAGTGGTTCAAGGGAACTCTACTGCTGTGATGATCAGGTCTCTTATACTggaacctcctgtgcaggaccaatcagctcccaggatccacctggACATGTGACATTCAATCAGACACGCACACCTGCAACctatctcacactcacacacacaaggaaaacatgCTTCTGGTGTCATAACAAAGAGGTTATCATGAAAACCAAATCAGAATCTTACACAGTCTACAGCTGGACTGTATGTTAACATAGCATTTGTTATGTTAAAGATGGTGATATAAGTATAATAAGTAATATAATGTAACAAATCCATCCTGTCACTGCAACACATACACCGTCATTTGTTCCATTGGCCTGTTCTCATTCACATTTTTCTGACAAGGGAACAGAAAGTTTCACTTCATTTCAGACGCACGTTACACAATCTCAGTGGGACTCTCTAGTAAAATATGATGTTCATTTAAATGCTCGTCTGCATGTCTGAGAGTGGAACGTGAAGTATAAGTAGTGTCgtatttaaaaccttttttttgtgagagaaaattctaatcttcAGCCAACTTTTGAGTTTAATTACTCCCATATAACTTCAACATTAGCGGCCATAACttaggataagacacaaactggGCGCCTTTCGAGGTTCCCTCCCTAGATACCAAGGCGTCAGGCATCCAGACCGGATACATTATCTCACGGCGCACTAActatatgtatactgtacagATGTCAGGCATTGTCTCGGTTCTCCTTGGATCTGATCTGTCttcaataaaatctttcaacttCACTCGTCACTGACTCTTTTCCATAAAGTAGCTGAAGCTTTTCTACGAAGCCTTTTCTTTAAATACTCCACTGGTTACATGATACAAAGCAAATGATTTTTGAAAGTGCAACAGACAATGGTGGAGATCCATCACTTGGCAGGCCAGCTGGCATAGGgtcgaaaggcggggtacaccctggacaggtcggcagtccatcacagggccacatagagacaactctcacacctatggtcaattcagagtgtccagtttgcctaatccccaaatctgcctGCTCTAGATCTTCCCAGAAGCCGCCATGAGCGACGACTCAGACTCCTACCCTGACGATTTCCTCTACAGGAGGGAACGACTCCCCTCTATTGTCGTGGAGCCCACGGCGCTCAGTGACtcagagagcgagagtgagaaCAGCAACGCCGACCACAGCGAGGCCTCTCTGGACGGAGAGCAGCCTGACGACAGCAGGGCGGATGAAGGGTATAAACACAGTTGTGGACCTGGCTTTAATGATGATCTAACCCacttaaggggaaaaaaaagctgcatgTTTTAAAAGGGTTTGCACATGTTACACTGGCCTTTGTCGTTTATTGTCTGATTATGTCTGTCTAATGTCACTGTTGCAGCTCCGTTGCCAGGAAATCTTCTATTGGTCCATCGCAGAGTCAGCTGTCTCTCTCCCGGCTGAACCCGCCGGCCTGTCTCACCCGCCACGAGGCTGCCCCACCTTGTGTGAAGACTTGAACCAGCGTGAGCAATAATTGGGAAGGTTGAGTCAAGCAAAGATGAAGGGAGTCACTAATATGGAGCTAATCTGATGCTACGTTTAGTTCAGTCAAATAATCTGTGGTGGCCTGCTGCACTCTGTGGACTGaaggttcagcagcagcagcagcagtagtctCTTCTTTTCAGGGTACATTTCATTCTATAGAGACACTACTTTCATTCCACAGCAAACAAGCATATGATGCATGACTATCAGGGCCAGTTTACTAAAGCATTAAAGCCTGGCCTGAACCCAAAAACTGTCTGTTATGGCTGTTACCGTAGCAATGAGAGCTGCATGAACTGTGTCACGGAATAACTCATTCATCACATTAGTGG from the Solea solea chromosome 4, fSolSol10.1, whole genome shotgun sequence genome contains:
- the LOC131458941 gene encoding myotonin-protein kinase isoform X2, translating into MSTGPGFGAPGLAQSPQSTGPVGLQTLLDLLVGVYQEFCSSPFAREKYVSGFLQWAEPLVRQVKRTRIKREDFHILKVIGRGTFSEVAVARMRRTQEVYALKIMNKWDMLRRGETACYQEEREVLLKGDRRWITELHYAFQDDNFLYLVMDYYVGGDLLTLLSKFGDRIPEEMAQFYLAEMVMAIDSIHKLGYVHRDIKPDNILLTADGHIRLGDFGSCLRLLDDGMVHSSLAVGTPDYLSPEILRAVDGGGGYGPECDWWALGICAYEMLLGTTPFYAESISLTYAKIINFQEYFEFPPSGPEISDEARSFITGLICEREIRLGRKDFSDFRSLPFFSGLDWGSLHKLSAPYRPDVSNPTDTSNFDILDDCLSEAETLSDVMDRAPIGIHLAFVGYSYTATSQTGAIDRSHDIMMQIDRTRLREHENLYTAEKLSQLLHLTDTLPHSLPALLELPLSLEQGCAASTQTTTEEEELEETEQLSVLDEDLQSKLQEAERRRCELEKEMERLKGEMQDWRASRETELSIYPASLAVPAHCVDAPGDTRRRRRTAPPTCHYPLVLSLHRHLLLFHRVHLPQTMSESYLLVCAELGEVEVWERHCYTELS
- the LOC131458941 gene encoding myotonin-protein kinase isoform X1; translation: MSTGPGFGAPGLAQSPQSTGPVGLQTLLDLLVGVYQEFCSSPFAREKYVSGFLQWAEPLVRQVKRTRIKREDFHILKVIGRGTFSEVAVARMRRTQEVYALKIMNKWDMLRRGETACYQEEREVLLKGDRRWITELHYAFQDDNFLYLVMDYYVGGDLLTLLSKFGDRIPEEMAQFYLAEMVMAIDSIHKLGYVHRDIKPDNILLTADGHIRLGDFGSCLRLLDDGMVHSSLAVGTPDYLSPEILRAVDGGGGYGPECDWWALGICAYEMLLGTTPFYAESISLTYAKIINFQEYFEFPPSGPEISDEARSFITGLICEREIRLGRKDFSDFRSLPFFSGLDWGSLHKLSAPYRPDVSNPTDTSNFDILDDCLSEAETLSDVMDRAPIGIHLAFVGYSYTATSQTGAIDRSHDIMMQIDRTRLREHENLYTAEKLSQLLHLTDTLPHSLPALLELPLSLEQGCAASTQTTTEEEELEETEQLSVLDEDLQSKLQEAERRRCELEKEMERLKGEMQDWRASRETELSIYPASLAVPAHCVDAPGDVSLSLIHFHIFSLPDVGEKTKTHFFTLHETCATVRFIRRKFFRSQAESISMTCDVSTWLFVVQPLLSVHCSDLHVLQTRRRRRTAPPTCHYPLVLSLHRHLLLFHRVHLPQTMSESYLLVCAELGEVEVWERHCYTELS
- the si:ch1073-303d10.1 gene encoding protein LBH-like isoform X1, whose product is MSCTASHSVTAILSQAEMEEGSGQRRDSRAFQIFPEAAMSDDSDSYPDDFLYRRERLPSIVVEPTALSDSESESENSNADHSEASLDGEQPDDSRADEGSVARKSSIGPSQSQLSLSRLNPPACLTRHEAAPPCVKT
- the si:ch1073-303d10.1 gene encoding protein LBH-like isoform X2, which encodes MEEGSGQRRDSRAFQIFPEAAMSDDSDSYPDDFLYRRERLPSIVVEPTALSDSESESENSNADHSEASLDGEQPDDSRADEGSVARKSSIGPSQSQLSLSRLNPPACLTRHEAAPPCVKT